The following are encoded in a window of Bos javanicus breed banteng chromosome 12, ARS-OSU_banteng_1.0, whole genome shotgun sequence genomic DNA:
- the TGDS gene encoding dTDP-D-glucose 4,6-dehydratase isoform X2, translated as MSVAGRAESLGPPDSFAKRVLVTGGAGFIASHMIVSLVEDYPNYMIINLDKGDICDSHFVKLLFETEKIDIVLHFAAQTHVDLSFVRAFEFTYVNVYGTHVLVSAAHEARVEKFIYVSTDEVYGGSLDQEFDESSPKQPTNPYASSKAAAECFVQSYWEQYKFPVVITRSSNVYGPHQYPEKVIPKFISLLQHNRKCCIHGTGLQTRNFLYATDVVEAFLTVLKKGKPGEIYNIGTNFEMSVLQLAKELIQLIKETNSESEMENWVDYVDDRPTNDMRYPMKSEKIHGLGWRPKVPWKEGIKKTIEWYRENFHNWKNAEKALEPFPVQPPFV; from the exons AGCGTCACATATGATTGTCTCTTTAGTAGAAGATTATCCAAATTATATGATCATAAATCTAGATAAG ggTGACATATGTGATTCTCACTTCGTGAAACTACTTTTTGAAACAGAGAAGATAGACATAGTACTACATTTTGCCGCACAAACACATGTAG acCTTTCATTTGTCCGTGCCTTTGAGTTTACCTATGTTAATGTTTACGGTACTCATGTGTTGGTAAGTGCTGCTCATGAAGCCAGAGTGGAGAAGTTTATTTACGTCAGCACGGATGAGGTCTATGGAGGCAGTCTTGATCAG gaATTTGATGAATCTTCACCCAAACAACCTACAAATCCTTATGCATCATCTAAAGCAGCTGCTGAGTGTTTTGTACAGTCTTATTGGGAACAGTATAAG TTTCCAGTTGTCATCACACGAAGCAGTAACGTTTATGGACCGCATCAATATCCAGAAAAG gTTATTCCAAAATTTATATCTTTACTACAGCACAACAGGAAATG CTGCATTCATGGGACAGGGCTTCAAACAAGAAATTTCCTTTATGCTACTGATGTAGTAGAAGCATTTCTCACTGTCCTCAAGAAGGGAAAACCAGGTGAAATTTATAACATTGGAACCAATTTTGAAATGTCAGTTCTCCAGCTTGCCAAAGAACTAATACAGCtg ATCAAAGAGACCAATTCAGAGTCTGAAATGGAAAACTGGGTTGATTATGTTGATGATAG acCTACCAATGACATGAGATATCCAATGAAGTCAGAAAAAATACATGGCTTGGGATGGAGACCTAAAGTACCTtggaaagaaggaataaaaaaaacaA TTGAGTGGTACAGAGAGAATTTTCACAACTGGAagaatgcagaaaaagcattagaACCCTTTCCGGTACAACCACCATTTGTATAG
- the TGDS gene encoding dTDP-D-glucose 4,6-dehydratase isoform X1, which yields MSVAGRAESLGPPDSFAKRVLVTGGAGFIASHMIVSLVEDYPNYMIINLDKLDYCASLKNLETISNKQNYKFIQGDICDSHFVKLLFETEKIDIVLHFAAQTHVDLSFVRAFEFTYVNVYGTHVLVSAAHEARVEKFIYVSTDEVYGGSLDQEFDESSPKQPTNPYASSKAAAECFVQSYWEQYKFPVVITRSSNVYGPHQYPEKVIPKFISLLQHNRKCCIHGTGLQTRNFLYATDVVEAFLTVLKKGKPGEIYNIGTNFEMSVLQLAKELIQLIKETNSESEMENWVDYVDDRPTNDMRYPMKSEKIHGLGWRPKVPWKEGIKKTIEWYRENFHNWKNAEKALEPFPVQPPFV from the exons AGCGTCACATATGATTGTCTCTTTAGTAGAAGATTATCCAAATTATATGATCATAAATCTAGATAAG TTGGATTACTGTGCAAGCTTGAAGAATCTTGAAACCATTtctaataaacaaaattataaatttatacag ggTGACATATGTGATTCTCACTTCGTGAAACTACTTTTTGAAACAGAGAAGATAGACATAGTACTACATTTTGCCGCACAAACACATGTAG acCTTTCATTTGTCCGTGCCTTTGAGTTTACCTATGTTAATGTTTACGGTACTCATGTGTTGGTAAGTGCTGCTCATGAAGCCAGAGTGGAGAAGTTTATTTACGTCAGCACGGATGAGGTCTATGGAGGCAGTCTTGATCAG gaATTTGATGAATCTTCACCCAAACAACCTACAAATCCTTATGCATCATCTAAAGCAGCTGCTGAGTGTTTTGTACAGTCTTATTGGGAACAGTATAAG TTTCCAGTTGTCATCACACGAAGCAGTAACGTTTATGGACCGCATCAATATCCAGAAAAG gTTATTCCAAAATTTATATCTTTACTACAGCACAACAGGAAATG CTGCATTCATGGGACAGGGCTTCAAACAAGAAATTTCCTTTATGCTACTGATGTAGTAGAAGCATTTCTCACTGTCCTCAAGAAGGGAAAACCAGGTGAAATTTATAACATTGGAACCAATTTTGAAATGTCAGTTCTCCAGCTTGCCAAAGAACTAATACAGCtg ATCAAAGAGACCAATTCAGAGTCTGAAATGGAAAACTGGGTTGATTATGTTGATGATAG acCTACCAATGACATGAGATATCCAATGAAGTCAGAAAAAATACATGGCTTGGGATGGAGACCTAAAGTACCTtggaaagaaggaataaaaaaaacaA TTGAGTGGTACAGAGAGAATTTTCACAACTGGAagaatgcagaaaaagcattagaACCCTTTCCGGTACAACCACCATTTGTATAG